In Vibrio lentus, a single genomic region encodes these proteins:
- a CDS encoding transcriptional regulator GcvA, with amino-acid sequence MSRRLPPLNSLRVFEAAARHLSFTRAAEELFVTQAAVSHQIKALEEFLSLKLFRRRNRSLLLTEEGQSYFLDIKDIFTSLAEATDKVLERSEKGALTISLPPSFAIQWLVPRLADFNQQEPDIDVRIKAVDMDEGSLTDDVDVAIYYGRGNWSGLRADKLYQEYLIPLCSPSVLLGTKPLESLSDLACHTLLHDTSRKDWKQFAKQNGIDGVNVNHGPIFSHSTMVLQAAAHGQGIALGNNVLAQPEIEAGRLLAPFDEVLVSKNAFYVVCHEKQADMGRIATFRDWMLAKAQSEQEDLLDE; translated from the coding sequence ATGTCTCGTCGATTACCCCCATTAAACTCCTTGAGAGTGTTTGAAGCCGCGGCTCGACACTTGAGTTTTACGCGTGCCGCAGAAGAGTTATTTGTGACTCAAGCTGCAGTAAGTCATCAAATTAAGGCGCTTGAAGAATTCTTGTCATTAAAGCTCTTTCGCCGAAGAAACCGCTCTTTGTTGCTGACTGAAGAGGGTCAAAGCTACTTCTTAGATATTAAAGATATCTTCACTTCTTTGGCTGAGGCGACAGACAAGGTGCTTGAGCGAAGCGAGAAGGGCGCATTGACCATCAGCTTACCGCCAAGTTTTGCGATTCAATGGTTAGTACCAAGGTTGGCTGATTTTAATCAGCAAGAACCGGATATCGATGTGCGAATCAAAGCTGTAGATATGGATGAAGGCTCGCTAACGGATGACGTAGACGTGGCTATTTACTACGGGCGAGGCAATTGGTCGGGGCTTAGAGCTGATAAGCTTTACCAAGAATACTTAATTCCTCTTTGCTCACCGTCGGTGTTGCTCGGAACGAAACCTCTAGAATCGTTAAGCGATTTGGCATGTCATACGCTACTGCACGATACCTCTCGAAAAGATTGGAAACAGTTCGCGAAACAAAATGGCATTGATGGCGTTAACGTGAATCACGGCCCTATCTTTAGCCACTCGACCATGGTGTTGCAAGCTGCTGCCCATGGGCAAGGTATTGCTCTGGGGAACAACGTTTTAGCTCAACCTGAAATCGAGGCCGGCCGATTGTTGGCTCCATTTGATGAAGTGTTGGTGAGTAAGAATGCCTTCTATGTGGTGTGTCATGAGAAACAGGCCGACATGGGACGTATTGCGACCTTCCGAGATTGGATGTTAGCGAAAGCACAAAGTGAACAAGAGGATTTGCTGGATGAATAA